The window CGGGCAGAAGTCCGGACGCGGCTTCTACACGTACGAGGCGCCCGGCAGCTCGGTGATCGTCCGTGACCTCCAGACCCCGCCGGACGGATCCCTGCTCGGCACGGGCCGTCCCGTCTCCTCGGTCGGCGTGGCCGGCTCGGGCACCATGGCGAGCGGGATCGCGCAGGTCTTCGCGCAGTCCGGGTTCGATGTGGTCCTGGCCGCGCGCAGCCAGGAGAAGGCGGACGCGGCGAAGGCCGCCATCGGCAAGTCCCTGGGCCGTGCGGTGTCCAGGGGCAGGCTGACGGAGGAGGCCGCCGCGCAGACCCTGGGCCGGATCACCCCGGCCGGTTCGCTGGACGCCTTCGCCGACGTGGACCTGGCCGTCGAGGCGGTCGCCGAGGACCTGGCGGTCAAGCAGGAGCTGTTCGCGGCCCTGGACAAGGTCTGCAAGCCGGGTGCGGTGCTGGCGACCACCACCTCCTCGCTGCCGGTGATCGCGGTGGCCCGCGTGACCTCGCGCCCGCAGGACGTGATCGGCATGCACTTCTTCAACCCGGCCCCGGCGATGAAGCTGGTCGAGGTGGTCCGGACCGTCCTGACGGCCGACGACGTGCACGCCACGGTCCGCGCGATCTGCACCAAGGTGCGCAAGCACCCGGTGGACTGCGGCGACCGGGCCGGCTTCATCGTGAACGCGCTGCTGTTCCCGTACCTCAACAACGCGATCAAGATGGTCGAGCAGCACTACGCCGACATCGACCAGATCGACGCGGCGATGAAGCTGGGCGGCGGCTACCCGATGGGACCGTTCGAGCTGCTCGACGTGGTCGGCCTCGATGTGTCGCTGGCCATCGAGAAGGTCCTCCACGAGGAGTTCCGCGACCCGGGCCTGGCCCCGTCCCCGCTGCTGGAGCACCTGGTGGCGGCGGGCTGCCTGGGCCGGAAGACCGGCCGCGGTTTCCGTGAGTACGCCGCCCGCCGGTAACCGGTCGGGCCACGAGCCGGATGCGTGGGGAGGGCTGCTCGGGTCCGCCGGACCCTCACGGCGGACTGACCCTCCCGAGCCCAGTGCGGGCTCTCCCCCGCATCCACCCCCCTCTCACCCCCCGCAGGCGCGCTCCCCTGCACGAATGAAG of the Streptomyces sp. NBC_01294 genome contains:
- a CDS encoding 3-hydroxyacyl-CoA dehydrogenase family protein — its product is MDRQSSQPTLQTIAVVGLGTMGTGIAEVLARAGREVIGIDISETAARRAAASLAASTARSVTRERITEQERADVLARFRTFTDLAAAAEADLVIEVVPESYEVKQQVFRELDAIVRPGTILATGTNALSVTRLAAESQRPERVLGLHFFNPAPAMKLVEVVSCVLTAPPAVEAVTELARALGKEPVAVGDRPGFVADGLLFGYLNQAAAMYEAKYASREDIDAAMRLGCGLPMGPLALLDLIGVDTARTVLEAMYTSSGDRLHAPAPVLGQLAAAGLTGQKSGRGFYTYEAPGSSVIVRDLQTPPDGSLLGTGRPVSSVGVAGSGTMASGIAQVFAQSGFDVVLAARSQEKADAAKAAIGKSLGRAVSRGRLTEEAAAQTLGRITPAGSLDAFADVDLAVEAVAEDLAVKQELFAALDKVCKPGAVLATTTSSLPVIAVARVTSRPQDVIGMHFFNPAPAMKLVEVVRTVLTADDVHATVRAICTKVRKHPVDCGDRAGFIVNALLFPYLNNAIKMVEQHYADIDQIDAAMKLGGGYPMGPFELLDVVGLDVSLAIEKVLHEEFRDPGLAPSPLLEHLVAAGCLGRKTGRGFREYAARR